The DNA segment GTGCAATTTGTTTGGCTTTGGCTGTTAAAACTTTCTTTCTGATCATATGAGATTTCAGAATTGTGGTCGTAATGATGTTGGGGGATACGATGAGAAAGGGAGAAAGTTTAGACAGCGGAGCTGCCCATTTTTTCTCTGATTGCCATCGTCTTCCCGCACCCCCTTCAGATAAGAGTTGCTCACCCTTTCCCCACTGCCTTATGATCAGTTCGTGGAAAATAACAGCTGAAGCAGTTGAGCTTTTTCGGTTGAATCTTCCCAGCAGTTAAGGAGCATCCGGATAAAAGTCTATCGTCCGCAAAAAGAACATCATCATGTTCATCACACTACCTGATAAGCAGTACAGGGAAATTGATACGGGAGACTCTTTTCCGGAGGAGGGAATCTTGGGATTTAAGTTCATTAAAAAAAACAGACCATTCCCTCGAGTTAAAAGCAATTTGTGGTTGAGGTATGGCTAACCATAAAACCCCGAAATAGGACATTTCAGTCCCCTGTCCGCGGTTCTGGAGTTCTTCGATTTGTTTCGAGTAAGTCCTGGCCAATGCGGGGGAATCATTCCATAGGTTGATTTCGCGGTTGAGCTCCCCTGCACTAGAAACAAAGATAAACTGAAAATTTCTCGGCCATGGAATTTTCCCCCATGAAGCTGCGTGGCAAGAGTCATTGATGATTAGGCAGGGGTGTTTGCCGATAGAGTCTTTGAGGATTTGCGCAATCTGATCGAGGTTCATGATGCCGTCTTTGAACCTCCAATCTCCGGTTTTATCCTGATGAGAGCTTAAATACAGCAGGAGAGGCTGCCCTGGGGGAATCGACGCAAATTGTTTCTTCATCCACTGGGAAAATTGCACACGGGTAAGATCATGAGCACTCAGAGGGTGCTCTCCCGTATCCTTGATATAGTCCAATGTCATGAGCTCAGCCGTTACTTCCCATGCTTTTAGCGGGGATTGGGTGGGATAATGAGTATTAAGATAAGTGACGAGCTGCACATCTCCTGCCCTGATAAATGAAATAAAGAGGAGCAGTATGAGGAATATTTTCGACATTTATTCATATCCCAGACTTAACGACGTCCACCAGGAAGAGAATCACGGACGGTATCCCTGATCAGCGCGCGATCGAAGAGTTCTTGGCGTTTTTTACTGGCCGCGGAGGCGATTTTACCGAGTTGGGCTTCTAATCCTTTTTCACCAGAATCGATCCGGGCTTTGAGTTGGCCTTCTTGAGAGGCTAGATTCCAATATTCAGAAGCCGTTGAGGCTTTTGCCGCAGGAACCGGAGAGGTATTACCTCCATTGAGCAGATAAGAACCAGTTCCCATATCCCCGACTTTTCCGGAACGAACTACTACGAGGGCTTGGCTAGTGCTATTAATATCCTTGGCGACATCGACGGTGGCTCCCGAGGAGGAAAATGCGTAGGATGAGTTTGATTGATTTGCGAGATTCACATTCACCCCGGATGGGAGCTGGAGGCGGTTGGCAGAGTTTTGTTTACCGGGCAGGACTTGGGCAGAGACCGATTTTCCGGCTGTGATACCATTGACCTGAAAGGATTGATCTCTTGATGACTTAGCGAAGATTTGCCCTCGGGAACAAGAGAATTTCTGATTTAAACCGCTACCCTTCGAGGAATAATTCACCGAAAAGGTCGTGCCTACGGCTCCACAAACTGCAGTGGGTGTCTGGACCTCTATCACGTGGTTTTTAGGAACGTTGTCGAGCGTAAGATTCACTTGACCGGATTTC comes from the Verrucomicrobiota bacterium genome and includes:
- a CDS encoding FecR domain-containing protein, encoding MTKIRSPFSKASCTGGLFILSMLFVISSGSLSYGQDFQDFSVLEFKSGAMIKMAGKGEWSSPDLSKPYPTGSSAKTSSAGPMKLQFDPQNIFRLLPGAEVIVKSPRDEGRFRRVTIDLKSGQVNLTLDNVPKNHVIEVQTPTAVCGAVGTTFSVNYSSKGSGLNQKFSCSRGQIFAKSSRDQSFQVNGITAGKSVSAQVLPGKQNSANRLQLPSGVNVNLANQSNSSYAFSSSGATVDVAKDINSTSQALVVVRSGKVGDMGTGSYLLNGGNTSPVPAAKASTASEYWNLASQEGQLKARIDSGEKGLEAQLGKIASAASKKRQELFDRALIRDTVRDSLPGGRR